A segment of the Acidobacteriota bacterium genome:
GTCCTCCGGCAACGGTTCCGGTCGGTCCGGCGATGAAACCTCTCGAGCGCCACGCCCCCCAAAGACGCAAAAATCTCATTGACAGACAAAGATATCTGCCCGTTGGGGAAGGGTGGGTGTCCTGTGTTTACTTGTAAAGGGGATCACTGTGGTTCGGGGTCCGGCAAGGCCGGTATGGCCGGCCGGGTCAGCCAGGACAGGATGGCGGGCACGACGTCGGCGAGCGACGTGGCGCCGTGCGTCACGGCGTGGGCGCCGGGCCCCCAGGCGATGAGGGGGACCGGGTTGAGGGTGTGGGGCTTGACGGAGAGGTCCTCGATGTTGCCGTGGTCGCTGGTGAGAAGCACGGTCAGGCGGTCGAGGTCCGCGTGCTCCAGGACCGACTCGAGGAACCGGTCCAGCAGGTCGATGACGTGGCCGGCGAAGGCGGGGTCCCCGGCGTGGCCCGCGAAGTCGGTGATGAAGTACTCGTAGAGCAGGAAATCCTGAAAGGCGGCCATCCCGGCCAGGACCATGCCGGCTTCCTCCGGGCGGCGCATCGGGATGTCGTAGCCCCGCATCTGGAGGTGGAGGTTGGTGAAGTCCTGGTAGACGGCCCGCCCGTCCCGCAGTTCCTGCAG
Coding sequences within it:
- a CDS encoding peptidase, producing the protein MDSTRQPVLMVFVDGLGIGPDGPANPVARPGLRVLSLLDKLRRWGPFDVDHFVATRLDATLGVPGIPQSGTGQTTLLTGVNAAELLGRHLNGFPNRRLRQLIAAESVFVQLARCGLLANFANAFTPEFFPALEEERLSVTTWSTLAAGRPLRSLQELRDGRAVYQDFTNLHLQMRGYDIPMRRPEEAGMVLAGMAAFQDFLLYEYFITDFAGHAGDPAFAGHVIDLLDRFLESVLEHADLDRLTVLLTSDHGNIEDLSVKPHTLNPVPLIAWGPGAHAVTHGATSLADVVPAILSWLTRPAIPALPDPEPQ